In Bacillus sp. FJAT-52991, a single window of DNA contains:
- the istB gene encoding IS21-like element helper ATPase IstB yields MYSLLEERLKVLGWQQTAHQLDSLVESASANNVSYFDFLDTLVKQEWEQREAQALTKRIQKARFPYSKTIHDFDFSFQPSISEQRVKETLTCRFIANGENRLILGPPGVGKTHLAIGFGLEALAKGYHVLFMTADDLGEQCQKAAKKGTMNYLINRLCKPDLIILDEVGYFSFDTLTANLFFQVVSKRYEKGAMIITSNKSYVEWGKTFGDDVLATAILDRLLHHSVTFNIKGDSYRMEEKKKAGIFPTPPAIESEK; encoded by the coding sequence GTGTACTCATTACTCGAAGAACGCTTAAAAGTGTTAGGTTGGCAGCAAACGGCACATCAACTAGATTCATTAGTTGAAAGTGCTTCTGCCAATAATGTATCATATTTTGACTTTCTTGACACGCTTGTGAAGCAAGAATGGGAGCAGCGAGAAGCTCAAGCACTCACAAAGCGCATACAAAAAGCAAGATTTCCCTATAGCAAAACGATTCATGATTTTGATTTTAGCTTTCAACCAAGTATTAGCGAGCAACGCGTAAAAGAAACGCTCACATGTCGCTTTATTGCGAATGGGGAAAATCGCTTGATCTTAGGACCGCCAGGTGTCGGGAAAACCCATTTAGCCATTGGTTTTGGCTTAGAAGCACTCGCAAAAGGCTATCATGTGTTATTTATGACAGCGGATGACTTAGGTGAACAATGCCAAAAAGCAGCTAAAAAAGGAACGATGAATTACTTAATCAATCGTCTCTGTAAACCGGACTTAATTATTCTGGATGAGGTCGGCTATTTTTCGTTTGATACTTTAACAGCTAATCTATTTTTTCAAGTGGTTTCAAAGCGTTATGAAAAAGGTGCGATGATCATTACATCGAATAAATCCTATGTAGAATGGGGAAAAACTTTCGGTGATGATGTACTGGCGACGGCGATTCTGGACCGTCTCCTCCATCACTCCGTTACGTTTAATATTAAAGGTGATTCATATCGCATGGAGGAAAAGAAAAAAGCTGGGATCTTCCCAACTCCTCCAGCGATAGAATCGGAAAAGTGA
- a CDS encoding RHS repeat-associated core domain-containing protein, whose translation MADPEYDAAQQLKTLSIKRGTSNLLSESFDYDENGNIKETTSSQGNRSYTYDELNQLRSETLPDGTIESYEYDAVGNRLKKTADKNGQSETTTYTYNDNNQLTAVNGQSYTYDKSGNRKRDNRFIYEYDAFNELTMIKNLSGQVIATYKYDEQGRRVSKTVNGKTTNYHYDQGIQVLFETDDNGTITAEYSYDQSGFPLTMTKNGQTYYYVLNGHKDVVALTDASGNVVASYKYDAWGNVLSQSGEIAESNPYRYAGYRYDEESNLYYLIARYYQASEGVFLSRDPDAGDINDSKTLNGYNYANNNPIMNYDPDGHLARAVAQILASIASVAMKKLFDYGEEKAKKYLKKHLIPQIKKITKHFKVIWNKKDHLIYVYDPTIKGSSGRLFAIEKGPAMYKNNKTGKKKKMSGYWHYHIGPTGHYQPSWAAPRGYTIIK comes from the coding sequence GTGGCTGATCCAGAATATGACGCAGCTCAGCAACTGAAGACGCTATCCATAAAGCGAGGAACATCTAACCTATTATCTGAGTCATTTGATTACGATGAAAATGGAAATATCAAAGAGACCACCTCTTCTCAAGGAAATCGCTCTTACACATATGATGAGCTAAATCAATTGCGAAGTGAGACTCTTCCTGATGGTACAATAGAATCCTATGAATATGATGCTGTTGGTAATCGGTTGAAAAAAACAGCAGATAAAAATGGACAGAGTGAAACAACAACGTATACCTATAACGATAATAACCAATTGACAGCGGTGAACGGACAATCGTATACGTATGACAAAAGCGGCAACCGTAAGCGGGACAATCGCTTTATTTATGAGTATGATGCATTTAATGAGTTAACAATGATTAAAAATCTTTCTGGACAGGTAATCGCAACCTATAAATATGATGAACAAGGTCGCCGGGTTAGCAAAACGGTGAATGGAAAGACAACCAATTATCATTATGACCAAGGGATTCAAGTTCTATTTGAAACAGACGACAACGGTACAATTACAGCAGAATACAGTTACGATCAAAGTGGATTCCCCTTGACAATGACAAAAAATGGTCAGACATACTATTATGTATTAAACGGCCATAAAGACGTTGTGGCATTAACTGATGCGTCTGGAAATGTCGTAGCTTCTTATAAGTACGATGCATGGGGAAATGTCCTATCGCAAAGCGGTGAAATAGCAGAAAGCAATCCTTATCGTTATGCAGGTTATCGATATGATGAGGAGAGCAATCTGTATTACTTAATAGCTAGATACTATCAAGCTTCTGAAGGTGTTTTCTTATCTAGAGATCCAGATGCTGGCGATATTAACGATTCCAAAACTCTAAATGGTTATAACTACGCTAATAATAATCCGATAATGAATTATGATCCTGATGGACATCTCGCTAGAGCCGTAGCACAAATTTTAGCGTCAATAGCATCTGTAGCAATGAAAAAGTTATTTGATTATGGAGAAGAGAAAGCAAAAAAATATCTTAAAAAACACTTGATTCCTCAGATTAAAAAAATAACAAAACACTTCAAGGTTATATGGAACAAAAAGGATCATTTGATATATGTGTATGATCCCACAATAAAAGGAAGCAGTGGAAGACTATTTGCAATAGAGAAGGGGCCAGCAATGTATAAGAATAATAAAACCGGAAAGAAGAAAAAGATGTCTGGTTATTGGCATTATCACATTGGTCCAACCGGACACTATCAACCTAGCTGGGCTGCTCCGAGAGGTTATACAATTATTAAATGA
- a CDS encoding DNRLRE domain-containing protein, producing the protein MPTDKKGKAPNHASAKVNKNSVTYQEAFDDTDLTYTVGNQKVKEDILLKEKPQPDEVISYSFAIDLKGLTYQVEEDGRVLFKDKKTKKPLYYLEKPYMYDSFTPEGFVSFSDTSIPEGATSYDVDMNIRKKGHQLLVDIIPDQKWILDDSRVYPVTIDPTIAKYQPVTELIDTNIRSASPTQTGGADLELGAGLHKNSTTTNVIRSLLKFDIPDFPAGVRVLDAELNLWASSVWNDTPVQLDLYPMASDWQENYATWNRRTSSALWTTNGGDYHPTKFSSQNVGALGSTLEDNHYKWSITPSYMEQILASPNQSLGFLLKSASEGTASYKKFYSGDNLNYAGYSPLLTITYVSNSRLGLEDYWTYNEQELADGQAYVNLGTGNGVVQFTDFDISGRGSSGISFERTYNTKASEVDAFGRGWSFTGSESITEMTADKTITYTDRDGTVHVFPYNATTGTYQSPAGTYLTLIKDGTDGYKLTDKYGNVSRFKKIAQDPETSGYTVAKLEYEQDRNGNTTAYTYDTKGNVRSITDASGRVMTISYDPWGISSVTFEGKKVTYHYTYEGQLKEVRKYKDSTNYVSTFFAYYPDGKMEKIVDANEKVTKLNYENGFIHSIEQPSTTGETIPVTEYAYNIATYTSEVTDPEGGVTKYKMNDNYVIQSITDPLGDTVEYMEMDANFNPKKIKDAEGNTTNNLYDSKGNVLEEKDPKGNTTTYTYDEYSNMKTMTDAKGTTTYIYNTKGDLISIKDPAGHLTQYEYDEYGNKTSTIFPDGSKEFYTYDQLNNYQKTAVDPLGRTTVTLTDAFGNVTSIKEPKGNTTSFTYDQRQLLTSVKDAKNDVTSYGYDENGNMTTITNAAGKIVNLTYNDQNQVTSRKEPMGETTFMSYDENGNVVSIRKPVDEGKIVTIQNEYDAVNQLKAVLTDGMKKWSYDYDGNGNVKQVTDETTQQTKVMEYDENGNLEKETKGSQSITYGYNGVNELTSAKQL; encoded by the coding sequence GTGCCAACGGATAAAAAAGGAAAAGCGCCCAATCATGCTTCTGCCAAAGTCAATAAAAACAGTGTTACCTATCAGGAAGCATTCGATGATACTGACTTAACGTATACTGTAGGGAACCAAAAGGTGAAAGAAGATATCCTTTTAAAGGAAAAGCCACAGCCAGATGAAGTCATTTCCTACTCTTTTGCTATTGATTTAAAAGGATTGACGTATCAGGTTGAAGAAGATGGTCGAGTGTTATTTAAAGATAAAAAAACGAAAAAACCTCTTTACTACTTAGAGAAGCCGTATATGTATGATTCATTTACACCTGAAGGGTTTGTCAGTTTTTCAGATACTTCTATTCCAGAAGGAGCTACGTCCTATGATGTAGACATGAATATCCGGAAGAAAGGACATCAACTTCTTGTTGATATTATCCCGGATCAGAAGTGGATACTAGATGACAGTCGTGTCTATCCTGTCACCATTGACCCAACCATTGCGAAGTATCAGCCGGTTACGGAATTGATCGATACAAATATTCGCAGTGCGAGCCCTACTCAAACGGGTGGCGCCGATTTGGAACTTGGAGCTGGACTTCATAAGAATTCAACCACAACTAATGTGATCCGCTCTTTATTAAAATTTGATATACCTGATTTTCCAGCGGGAGTCCGAGTTCTTGATGCAGAGTTAAATTTATGGGCTTCTTCCGTATGGAATGATACACCTGTCCAGCTAGATCTTTATCCGATGGCCAGCGACTGGCAGGAAAACTATGCGACATGGAATCGCCGGACTTCTTCCGCTCTGTGGACTACTAACGGAGGGGATTATCATCCAACTAAGTTTTCTTCTCAAAATGTTGGAGCATTAGGCAGTACTTTGGAGGACAATCATTATAAATGGTCTATTACACCATCTTATATGGAACAAATCTTAGCATCACCCAATCAAAGTCTTGGATTCTTACTAAAGTCTGCTTCAGAAGGAACAGCTTCTTATAAAAAGTTTTATTCCGGAGATAACCTAAATTATGCAGGCTATTCACCTTTACTTACGATTACTTACGTATCCAACAGTCGTCTTGGCCTAGAAGATTACTGGACATATAATGAGCAGGAATTAGCAGATGGACAAGCTTATGTCAATTTGGGAACGGGAAATGGAGTTGTTCAGTTTACTGATTTTGATATTAGCGGCCGCGGTAGCTCTGGTATTTCATTTGAACGAACGTATAATACAAAAGCTTCCGAAGTAGATGCCTTTGGACGAGGCTGGTCGTTTACCGGTTCGGAAAGCATAACGGAAATGACAGCCGATAAAACGATCACTTATACCGACCGAGACGGCACCGTTCATGTTTTTCCTTACAATGCAACTACAGGAACATATCAGTCGCCAGCTGGAACGTACTTAACCCTTATAAAGGATGGAACAGATGGTTATAAACTGACTGACAAATACGGAAATGTGTCCCGTTTTAAAAAGATTGCTCAAGATCCCGAAACATCTGGCTATACGGTAGCCAAATTAGAATATGAACAAGACCGTAATGGCAATACAACTGCCTACACCTATGATACGAAAGGAAATGTAAGGAGTATTACAGATGCTTCTGGTCGTGTTATGACCATTAGTTATGACCCTTGGGGCATTTCTAGTGTTACATTTGAAGGCAAAAAAGTAACCTATCATTATACGTATGAAGGACAATTAAAAGAAGTACGAAAGTATAAGGATTCAACCAATTACGTATCCACATTCTTTGCTTATTATCCTGATGGAAAAATGGAAAAAATTGTGGATGCAAACGAAAAAGTCACCAAGCTTAATTATGAAAACGGGTTTATCCACTCCATTGAACAACCGTCCACAACAGGAGAAACCATCCCTGTCACAGAATATGCTTATAATATTGCAACCTATACATCAGAAGTGACTGATCCAGAGGGTGGTGTCACTAAATATAAAATGAATGACAACTATGTAATACAGTCCATTACAGACCCATTAGGTGATACCGTTGAATACATGGAAATGGATGCGAACTTTAATCCGAAAAAAATAAAGGATGCGGAAGGAAACACTACTAACAATCTGTATGATTCAAAAGGTAATGTGTTAGAAGAAAAAGATCCAAAAGGTAACACAACGACGTATACGTATGACGAGTATAGCAACATGAAAACGATGACCGATGCTAAGGGTACAACGACGTATATATATAATACAAAAGGGGATCTTATTAGCATTAAAGATCCAGCTGGTCATTTAACGCAGTATGAATACGATGAGTATGGAAACAAAACATCGACCATCTTCCCTGACGGATCGAAAGAATTTTATACGTATGATCAGTTAAATAACTATCAGAAAACGGCTGTCGATCCTTTAGGACGGACAACTGTAACACTGACTGATGCTTTTGGAAATGTAACAAGTATAAAAGAGCCGAAAGGAAATACTACCTCTTTCACCTATGATCAGCGCCAGCTATTGACATCTGTAAAAGATGCCAAAAACGATGTAACGTCTTATGGATATGATGAAAATGGAAACATGACGACAATAACTAATGCGGCTGGTAAAATCGTTAATCTGACATATAATGATCAGAATCAGGTTACATCCCGAAAAGAGCCTATGGGGGAAACTACATTCATGTCATATGATGAAAATGGGAATGTAGTATCTATTAGAAAGCCAGTGGATGAAGGGAAAATAGTAACTATTCAAAATGAATATGATGCGGTTAACCAGCTAAAAGCTGTCTTGACTGACGGAATGAAAAAATGGTCCTATGATTATGATGGCAATGGCAATGTAAAGCAAGTGACAGATGAAACAACTCAGCAGACAAAAGTGATGGAATATGATGAAAATGGCAATTTGGAAAAAGAGACAAAGGGAAGCCAATCGATCACTTATGGCTACAATGGAGTGAACGAGCTTACTTCTGCCAAACAATTGTAG
- the istA gene encoding IS21 family transposase codes for MTLLLEDFLMIRELKQKGWAISAIARETGFDRKTVRNYINAESSPQSKPRAKRPSKLDPYKPYLLERIKEGTTNCAVLIEEIRAMGYQGKSTILRDFVQPYREAPKKQATVRFETAPGRQAQVDWAEDIGEFMVNGEKRSLYAFIMILSYSRKRYIEFTTDMTQETLMKCHMNAFSYFYGMPQQLLYDNMRTVVTKHSLKQIRFNKKFEDFLNYYGIIPKACKPYRAQTKGKVERAVAYLKTNFLKRRLPETLEELNYEVRKWLDEVVHKKRNQTTQQTPNERFEEERGLLLAWNIKPLYPIQQWELREVSKDCLISYKGNQYSVPYRFVGQRLKIRENDEAILEIYDEHECIATHPVIDGKRQMTLESSHYSGLPGTKKEQEMNLNGLATPDSPTPTSNVVHRSLAEYAALEEGD; via the coding sequence ATGACGTTATTGTTGGAGGATTTTTTGATGATTCGAGAATTGAAACAGAAAGGCTGGGCCATAAGTGCTATCGCCAGGGAAACTGGATTTGATCGAAAAACGGTGAGGAATTATATCAATGCTGAAAGTTCACCTCAATCAAAGCCGCGTGCCAAGCGACCAAGCAAACTAGATCCATACAAGCCTTATTTGTTGGAACGTATCAAAGAAGGCACGACCAATTGTGCTGTACTGATTGAGGAAATTCGTGCGATGGGGTATCAAGGCAAAAGTACGATCCTTCGAGATTTTGTTCAACCGTACCGAGAAGCCCCCAAGAAACAAGCAACCGTGCGGTTTGAAACAGCTCCAGGACGACAAGCGCAAGTGGATTGGGCAGAAGATATTGGTGAATTTATGGTTAATGGGGAAAAACGATCGCTTTATGCCTTCATCATGATCTTAAGTTATTCCCGTAAACGCTATATTGAATTTACAACCGATATGACACAAGAAACCTTGATGAAATGTCATATGAACGCTTTTAGTTATTTTTATGGGATGCCGCAACAGTTGCTTTACGATAATATGCGTACTGTGGTCACCAAACATAGCTTGAAGCAAATTCGTTTCAACAAAAAATTCGAGGATTTCCTCAACTACTACGGGATTATCCCTAAAGCCTGTAAGCCCTACAGGGCTCAAACAAAAGGAAAAGTAGAACGAGCAGTTGCTTATTTAAAAACGAATTTTTTGAAGCGTCGTCTACCTGAAACATTAGAAGAACTGAATTATGAAGTACGAAAATGGCTAGATGAGGTTGTCCATAAAAAAAGAAACCAAACTACGCAACAAACACCGAATGAACGATTTGAGGAAGAGCGAGGATTATTACTTGCGTGGAATATAAAACCTTTATACCCTATTCAACAATGGGAACTCCGGGAAGTGAGTAAGGATTGCTTGATTTCATATAAAGGGAATCAATATTCTGTCCCTTATCGATTTGTCGGACAGCGTTTAAAGATTCGGGAAAACGATGAAGCCATACTAGAAATTTATGATGAACACGAGTGTATAGCCACACATCCAGTGATCGATGGAAAGCGTCAAATGACGCTAGAAAGTAGCCATTACAGTGGTTTACCTGGAACAAAAAAAGAGCAGGAAATGAATCTAAATGGTTTGGCGACCCCAGATTCTCCTACTCCAACATCCAATGTCGTCCATCGATCATTGGCTGAATACGCTGCCCTCGAGGAAGGTGATTAA
- a CDS encoding site-specific integrase: protein MKLATTATKSKKEEIKDVQPIRSLEKISDMKWSLKKWCGERDYILFLIGINVGLRVGDLLKLKVSDVKGKKRITVREGKTKKPRVIHLNNIYDEIDAYIDNMKKSEWLFPSRKGNQPISRVQAYRQLNKAAEMVDINEGIGTHTMRKTFGYWHYKQFKDVAELQKILNHSHPEVTLRYIGITDEQIENNLNQFML from the coding sequence ATGAAATTGGCGACGACAGCTACTAAAAGTAAAAAAGAGGAAATAAAAGATGTACAGCCGATTCGGTCTTTGGAAAAAATCAGTGACATGAAATGGTCGTTAAAAAAATGGTGTGGCGAAAGAGATTACATTTTATTCCTGATCGGGATCAACGTCGGTCTTCGCGTTGGAGACTTGCTAAAGTTGAAGGTGAGTGACGTAAAAGGAAAAAAACGGATCACTGTCAGGGAAGGAAAAACGAAAAAACCCCGTGTGATCCATTTAAACAATATTTATGATGAAATTGACGCATACATCGACAACATGAAAAAATCAGAATGGCTGTTTCCGAGCCGAAAAGGCAATCAGCCGATCAGCCGGGTGCAAGCCTACCGCCAATTAAACAAGGCGGCAGAAATGGTAGATATTAATGAAGGAATTGGTACGCACACGATGAGAAAAACCTTTGGCTATTGGCATTACAAACAGTTTAAAGACGTGGCCGAGTTGCAAAAGATCCTGAATCATTCACATCCGGAAGTGACGCTAAGATACATTGGGATTACAGATGAGCAGATTGAGAATAATTTGAATCAGTTTATGTTGTAG